The genomic window GGAATTATCAAGATGTCCGTTGAAAATGTTCTGAGTCGCTCCATGGTTATGGCTCTTGTCAGGCTGCCTTCTTGCTCGGCACAGAGGCCGCCTCTGTCTGCTCGGTCTCAATTGTGGCCCTGATCTGCGTAATCTCGGCATAGCCCTTGACCTTCCGGAACCGCTGCTCACAGCAGAGCAGCACGGTCCCCAGCCACCGCTGAAGCATCACACTCCCGCGGATTCGCTTGAGGTTCCGCTCACTGTGCCGGACCAGCGAGAACATGCTCTCGATTGGATTGGTGGATATGAGCGTCTTGCGCAGCAGGGGCGGCACCTTCAGCCGATGCAGGGTCAATAATTCCTCAAAGGCTTCCCGGAGCGATGTGGCCGCTGATTCGTTTTTGGTTCGGAGCCAGGCCTCCAACTCCTGCAGCATCCGCCTCGCGTCGGCATAGCTGGTCTGCTCCAACGCCGTCATCAGCCGCCGATGCGCCTCTGCCCGATACGGCTTTGCCAGGTGCCGCTGTAGATTCCGGCTCTTGTGAATAGCACAGCGTTGATGCACCAGCTTCTTACCGAACCGGGCTCGAAGCGCCTTGATCAGCCCACTGCCGCCATCGGTGACAAACAGAATTCGGCGGGAGAGGACCAGCCCGCGACGCTCCAGGTCCACAAACAGCGCCTCACAGATCTCGTGATTTTCTGAAGAGCCCTGCCAGAACCCCAAGGCCTTCTTCTCCCCACCCTGGTCCACCCCCAGGGCGACGAGAAACGCCTCGCCCCCTCGGTGGATGGTGTCGAGGAAGAGGGCAAATGGCGTGACGTCGGCCAGAGATCGTTGTTGGAACGCCTTCAGTTTCGTCGCGGTCAGCTCCACGAGCTTGCGAGAGACCGAGGAGGCGGACACGCCGAACGCCCCTGCGGCCTCGATCACGGTGTCCGCGTAGCGCTGCGCCGACACGCCTCGGAGAATCTTCGCCAACAGTTCCTCCGAAAATGCCCCCGGCGCACGCATCCGGGCATAGGACTGCAGGGTCAGCTCTCCCTGCGTCACGTGCCGCAAGCGGGGGCGCGTCACCTTGACCTTCTGGTCTCCCAGGAAGATCGAGCCGTCCTCATGCGCCCACTTTTGAAGAGCAGGGTCCGTCGGATGGTAGTCCGGTCCCGCGATCTCCTCGCGCTCCATCAGCATGATACTCTCACCCACCATCCGTCCCATCTCCAGCATCACCGCATCCAACGCTTGTTTCCCGGAGTGAATGACACGGACCAGGGTCCCCAGCATTCGGTCCTCACCCGTCATCGCTCGCAATCCTGCCAACACCTGTTTCCGTTGTCTGGTCTCCCGCCTCATCGGTGGCTCCTTTCCTGTGTGCCCGTAGAGTATTCCACGGCAGGAGCCCCTCATTCAAAATTCAACGGACTTCAATATAACTCCAACTGAAATCCGATGGTGTGATATCCGATGTATTCGTTATTCCACAGGCGAGGGTGTCAAGAAATGACATGGAAGGGATAAGGCTCGCTGCTGCAGAACACGGGGCTGATGCTGTGCTGATCGTCAATGGTATTGCCGATGTCGATCGTTATAATAATTATTCTGCATTCCTATATCTTACCATTGTCGGCATGTGGTTGGTTCCCGGGACTCATGCAGACTCGTTGTTCGTACTGGATGGAGCTATGTGGGACGTCAAGAACCAGTACCTCTATCTGAGCGTTGAGTCTGAAGGTGTGGCGTCGAAAATGGGACCGACTATGGTCTTGCAGAACAAAAAGGGGACGACTGAGGCTAAGAAGCTCGCTGTTCAGTCGTTCGGGCTTGAACTTTCAAAAAGGCTGAAAGCGATTGCCGCCCTCAAGTAAGTTGTGGCGTAGACATGGCCGACCGTAACAAACGATTGGACTCCAACGTGCCTGGCAATTTTTACGTGGATGCGACCTGCATCAACTGCGATACCTGCCGGCAATTGGCGCCCCTGAGTTTTGAAGAGATCGGGGACTATTCCGCGGTGCATCGTCAGCCGGATAGTGATCCGCAGATTCATCAAGCCTACCAGGCGTTGCTGGCTTGTCCGGTCGGGTCGATCGGCGCGGAACATCGCGATACATCCCGCCTGCGGAGCGCGATGGAAAGTTTTCCGATGCAGATTGAAAACGGAGTGAGCTATTGCGGCTTCAATTCGGAGACATCGTTCGGAGCGAACAGTTTCTTCATCGAACATCCGGACGGCAACTGGCTGATCGACTCACCGCGGTATATCAAGCACCTCGTTGAATGCTTCGAGCGTCGTGGCGGCATCGCCCATATCTTTCTCACCCACAAGGATGACGTGGCGGATGCGGACAAATATGCCGGGCATTTCGGCGCCGAGCGGATCATCCATCGGGCAGACGCGGATGCCGCGCCGAGCACGGAACGTATCATTGACGGGGAAGAGACGGTTTCGATAGGACCGGACTTCCACATCATTCCTGTGCCGGGCCATACCGCCGGCAGCATGGCGTTGCTCTATCGGGAGCGATTCCTCTTCACCGGAGATCATCTCTGGTGGAATCCGCGCGCCAAATCGTTGGACGCTCCCACTCGCCTCATCTGGAGAAAGTGGACGTTAGTTGAATCCATTCGCAAACTCCTCGACTACAGCTTTGAATGGGTATTGGCCGGGCATGGCGATCGGGTGCATCTTTCCTCGACGGACATGCGAAGACATCTGCTGGCCTTGGTTGAACGTCGAGAAAAGGGCAGGTCATTGCGCTAGCGATGTTCACACCCGTCGTCCAATGGATCGATCGCAATATTCTCTCGCTTGGCCGCGAGATGCGGTTGTCCTATCTGCCGCCGCTCATGGTCTATGTCGCCTACGGGATCTCCGGCCTCACCGGCATCGTCGGAACCTTTTTCGTCAAGGACTACCTCGGCCTCTCCGCCGCATTTCTCGCCGCGCTGGGATTCTGGGCCGGGATTCCGTGGGCCCTGAAGATGCCGATCGGGCATACGGTCGATCTTCTCTGGCGATGGAAGAGCTGGCTCGTCGGGTTGGGGGCAGGGCTCCTGGCTATCAGCCTCGGCATCATGGCCCTGTTGATCGGCGAGCGCGAAGCGATGACGGCCGTTTTGCCGGCGGAAATCTGGTATGTCCTCAGCGCGCTGCTGGCCCCTATCGGCTATGTCGTTCAAGACGCCGTCGCGGACGCCATGACGGTCGAGGCCGTTCCCCGTGTCGACGATCAGGGCCGACTCTTCGATGATCAGACACGCAAGCTGATGCACACGACGATGCAGACACTGGGTCGTGTCGCGATTGTCGGCGGCGGGATTCTCGTGGCGCTGATCAATGTGTATGTCTTCACCGGGACCGAAGGACTGCCGCAGGCCGATCTCATTCGGCTTTACCAGCGGATCTATCTCATGGCCATGGCGATCCCATTCGTATCTGTGGCAGGCGTGGGATTGGCTTGGTGGTTGAAATACCGGCAGACCCAACGATTCGTTCAGCAGGGGTTCTCGCTCGAGCAGGCCCGCCGGATGGTGAATGTGCGCGATGCGGAAAGCGAACTGACGAAACCCAATTGGTGGATCCTCATCGGCAGCATGGGCTTTGTTCTCTTTACCTTGACCGTGGGGCTCGGCGGATTTCCGTATCGGGAAGAGATCGTGTTTGCGGGTTCGATGACCATCGTCCTGTTTTTGATGTCGAGACTGATGCGGGAACTGGAACCGGATAAACGGCTCACGTTGGTCGGCACCGCCGCCGTGGTCTTCTCGTTACGCGCCATTCCAGGGACCGGCCCAGGCGCGACGTGGTGGATGATCGATCACTTGAAGTTCGATCAGCAGTTCCTGTCGGTGCTTTCCTTGATCGGCGGCATCGTGGCCTTGGTGGGAATGTTTGTGTTTCGGCGATTTATGGCCGAACGATCCATCATGTACGTGGTCGGGTTCTTGACGATCGTCGGGACGATCCTCGCGCTTCCGATTGTGGGGCTCTATTATGGATTGCACGAATGGACGGCGCGCCTCAGCGGGGGAATCGTCGATGCCCGTTTCATTGCCTTGGTCGACACGGCGTTGGAATCGCCGCTTGTTCAGATCTCCATGATTCCCATGCTGGCCTGGATCGCGAATTCAGCTCCCGCCAATCTGAAAGCCACCTTCTTTGCCGTGATGGCCTCGTTCACCAACCTTGCGTTGTCATTCAGCCAGCTCGGGACGAAGTATCTCAACGAAATCTTCGTCGTCACGCGGGAAGTTCGAGACCACGCGACCGGCGGCATTCAGACCGCTGCCGACTACAGCCAGTTGGGCGATCTCTTCATGGTGCAACTTGCGCTCGGCCTGGCTTTTCCCTTTTCCGCCATCCTGTTCGCCAAGCTCACGAAGTTCAAGAGCGCATAGCAGGATGGTGAAAAGCGCCGCCGACTGCGTTCTCGCTTCGCTCAAACCCTCAGCGTTTCCTACCGCGTACGCCTCGGGCTCTCGCTCACTGCGGCCTTGTCGAGCGACGCTTTTGACCATCCTGCAAGACAAAAGGCTAAGATATGAGAGTCTCTCGACCGAATCAACTTAGCGGAGCTAGGTTGTTCACCCATTCACTGATACCGGTGATCCAAAGAAGGATGAGATTGAGTTGAATGGACACGAACTATATTCTTGACGAAATCAGAGGCATAGCTAAGGCCAAGGTCGAAGGGCGAACGATTACTTTAAATCCAAAGCATTTAATCGATCAGGAACTAAAGTTGGCCTCAATGAAGTTAAACGGGGCCGCGTCAAGGGGGCCTTTCCCACCGCTCAGGCAACCGCACGTGCCCTCCGCCGCCCCACGGCATGACCGCTTCTTTTACACTCCGTTTTCAGAGGCAGTATCAAAAACTCTCGAAAGAACGGTAAGCCAGATTCGAGAAACAGTTGGCCTTCTTGCTTTCCAACCTTCGCCACCCTTTTCTGCGAGCCATGAAGTGCGATGAAACGAATAACATCTGGCAAGCCCGAGTGGATGTGATTACCGGTTTGACTTTCAGATTGACGGCGACACGTACCTGCTGCTGTCCATCATTCCCCATCCCAAGTAGTCGACGGTCTCTTTGATTTTATCCCCTGCATCCTTGACCCTTCATTCACAACTGGTGATTATTCCGGCTGGTTCGTGAGAAGGGGTTGCTCGACTAACATGCCGAATCATGGCCATGACGGCGGGATTGACATTCTCGGGTCGGAGCAGAATGCTAGGGTTGCGGTCGGCGAAGACACGGAACACTTCATCGGCGAAGCCTTGTCCAACGGATCGTACGTCGCGAAAATCGAAAACGATTTCGCGAAACTTTTCCAGGTTTGCCAAAAGACGCCGTGCCTCCGAGCGTGAGACATAATCAGGCTGCAAGAGCTTGATCAATACCTTCGTCTTCTGGAACTGAAAATCGTACTCCTGAGGAGCGAATTCGCCGAAAACTTCTTCGAGGGTTCGGCGGGCATTTCGCCGAAGCGAAAACTGCACCAAGGTCCCACGTATGAAACGTGGCTGCGAAACGAACACATCGTCCTTGGCCCTATTCCACTCGATTTTGATCCGGTGGGACTTCAACGAGAACGTATCACCGACTCGTGACGTAAAAAAAATCCTTCACCCGTGTGGGCCTGCGGCATGGTAGTCGTCTTGCCCTTGAGAAGCTCAATGAGCGCTGTTTCCTCGTCGGGGAGATGGAGCTTTGAGGCAATCGAATGAAATAAACCGATCCCGTCGTCGCGAATTTCAAAGGAAGTCAGGGTAGGTCCTACCACAATCTGAATAACGCACCGGTCGGATTGCGAATGTTCGATGGCATTATTGAGCATTTCCGTAAAGGCATAGCGCATGATTGCCAGTACGTTCGGACGGAGCGCTCGCTTGAGCTGAAAGCGGATCTCTACTTCTGACCAGGCTTGATCTTCATCGCACCCACGTATCTCCAACGAACGAGTCAGCGCGATCGGCTGATCTGCTCGACTTGCCAACATGTAGCTGGCTCCTCGAGTCGTTCCCCATTTCACGATTTTGTGGTCGGCAAGCAAGCTTTGAAGATGAAGACTTAAGGCTTGCCGGCTGAGCCGGAGATGTGTTCGTAGCTCTCCTCCGGAAGCAGAACGTCGGCGAGATAGATATTGTCAATTAATTGTCAACGCATTAACTTATTAATTGTCAATGTATCCGCCTATCGATTTTGAATGGGCAATATCGCTCACAGACGGCTCCGGCGAAGCGAGCAACCGGCATCGCGTAGGTAGGCGAGGCTGGAAAGGCGAGGAGAAGTGATGATGGGGGTTAAAAGAGGCCTGACGTGTTCTGTTGGTCTGTCGGAGTGGGATAGGTCAGTCTACCCTGCTCCAACACCGCGAACGATGTCATGACATGGGCATTGGCTTTCGTTTCCGACATGATATGTCGAACTTCCCGGTTCTTTGTCACTAACGCGTCAGCGATCAAGGATCGATGGCACCGCCAAGGGACCGCTTCCGCGCACATGATCGCCGTGCGCTGCAATCGGCTCTCGGCCATCAGCTCGTCCAAGGCTCTCCGGAACTCCTCTGTCTGCATGTAATCCGCGTAGCCGCGAAAACTCGCGTTTCGCCAGCCCATGTTGATGGAATCCTTCTTGGCTTTTCGTAAACCACCGAGCTGGGGCATGTGCTGATACAAGAAACCTTCGCTTCGCAGGTTCCTTAAAAAAGCTTCTTTGTTGTAGTGAGGATTGTGGCGAGAGCGGGGGATGGTACGGACGTCGATAAGCTGCTGGACGCCATGCGCTTTCAGAAGCGACAGGAATTCATGGATTGGTCTTGTCGAATGGCCGATGGTCCAGAGAACGTCGGGCATAACGTGTTCATCGCTCGACTGCTTGAGTGGCCCAGTTGGTTAATGCTTCCGCATCTTCCATGATATCGACCGGTACCTCGTAGAAGGACTTGAGCGTCTGCTTGGCATTCGGTCGAAAAGGCTTCATGCCATGTTCGGTGTAATCGGGAACGGTGGCCGCATTTATCTTGAAGTAAAGACGGCCGTTATGAATGATGCCGAAAAAATTGGCTCGATGATAGAGGCCGTAGCCGCCGAACATGGCCCGGCAAGTGACCCCGCGGAGATCGGCTAACTGATCCAAAATAAAGTCTTTGAAGCCGTCGCGTTTCGCCGACATTCATCATCCGGACTTACGTCCGGCGACCATCCGCACGGCGATCGGCAACGCGATGACCGATCCCTTTCGATATCGTTCGGCCGTTTCGATGATACGTTGTTCGGCCTCCGTTTGTTGTTTCCGGCTCAACTTGGCCCATAGATTTTGAATCGGCGCGGCGATGTCCATGAGGCTAGAAAAGTATTGTTCCGCCGCCGCAAACCTGACGTCCCCGAGAAATTCCTGCTCGGAGATATCGACGAAGCCCGCATGTTGCAGCATGTGTCCGAGATCGCCGGGCTTCGCCAGACGGAAAATTCCCGGAGTCTCCGGATCCGGCGTGGGAAGCTCGATGAATTGCTTGATGATGTCCATGGGGATCTTGAGATAAGGGTTCTTTTCCGGCGCGGACCATACGGCGACAGCCACCCATCCATCGGACTTCAAGATGTGGGCGATCTCGGCGACGGCCTTGGGAATTTCCGGCAGGAACATCAGGCAGAAGCGGCTCGTCACCGCGTCGAACGAAGCCGTTTCAAACGGCAAGGTCGTGACGTCACCGGCGCGGAACGTGACATTGGAAATGCCGAGCGAGGCGGCTTTACGGGCTGCGGCTTCGAGCATGTGCTCTGCCAGATCGATTCCCACGACGCTGCCGTTGGCTCCAACGGTGCTGGCTGCGAGGAGCGCTGGATAGCCCGTGCCTGATCCAAGATCCAACACGCAAAGTCCCGCTCGCAGTCTGGCGTCGGCGACGAGCCGGTGATTGAGGAACGCCATTTGTTCATCGAAGAAGCGATCCCACTTCTCCCACCCCCCGGCGACGCGGTTCCAATCCTGGCGCTGGTTCTCGATGATTTGCTCCGGCGCTGGTGATGCCATGAAATTACCTCAGGGTTTGTAGGGTCTGACGCATCTCTTGGAGTTCAGACGCAAAGAGGTCCAGGTGCTGATCCCGTTGCGGCTGATTATCCTTGAATTTCCATAGCCGCTTGAAAATCGTCCCGAGTTCTTTGTTATGTGTGACGGCCAGCGCATAGGCCGGCTGTTCTCTCACCGACTTCTCGACACAGCAGATGCTGTTGTCGATGGCATGGAACTGATTGTGCAGGTCGTCGAATGGTTGATCGACCCCCTTCCCTCCCTTGGCGGTTTTCGCCGTGGCTTCCGCCATATTCGTCAAATTGATCAACGTTTCGACTCCCGTTGCTCCCTTTGCTTTTTCCGTAAAGTCCTTCGCATGTGGGTAAAACAGGTAGCTGCAACCGCTGGTGCTCAACAGGAGAAGTATTGTCATGGGTAGGACGATTTTCAAGCCCATAAGCCCTCCTTGGCCGACACTTGGATGCGAGATGTGGAGGCCTCCCTGGCCCTGAGGGTGCTACAGGGAGGCCTGTCGGCTGTGCCTCGCGTTCGCTAGACGGTAACCGTCACGGTCTTGATCGCGGCTTGTACTTTAGACACCATCTCCGGTGGGATCGTATCCAACTTATGACATTGCTTGGCGTGAGTCGCCACGAGCTGCATCAGTTCTGTCTCCGTCTCCGCCCGCACCTGGAATCCGCAGCCGCCCGACGGTTGCACATCCAGACATCCGAGCTGTTTGTACTGTTTGTCTGCCATGGTCTCCTCCTCTGGTTGGGGTGGGGGTTTGGTGAAAACAGTTACATCGGGTAGATGAATTCCTCCTTCGCGATCTTTCCATTGTGCATCGTGTGAGCCCCGTTATCCGCCAACGGCCTACGTTTTCCTGTTTGTTTCGGAGGTGACGTCGCACTTGAAGAACCGGATGAAACGATCACGGTCGCCGTGGCACAGGCCTCGACACTTTCGATAGCAGAATCGTAGTGGATTCATACGGAGGAGATCAACCCTTGATATGCATTGAAGGCTTCCCACGAAAGCGTACGTTGCGAACCTGCCGGGATTGCTTCTACAATTCTGCGGGAAAATCCAGAAGCACGACTGCGGCGTTTGACTCCGCCGCAGTCGCCCGTTTTACTGTTCGGATGAAGACTGTGCTGATGAAGGATGTCGGCATTATTACTCAATCGATTAAGTGGAAGAGCATTGAGTGATCCCGCTCTTCCTTAACGGTTGGAGACAATGCAGTGAGGCATACGGTTGGAAAGCGCAGAGGACACACCCAACCCCCTGCATCCTATTTTTTGACAAGACGGAAGGCTATCGATCAGGCTGTCTGGTCGTGTGGGCTTGGCCAGAGCGATAACGACACTCCCACAACCAGATATATGACAGCCCCAATAATCGCTCCCACATTGAGCTCGTACCAGGCGGTTATTCCAAGAAATGCCTCATTCAGAAGGAGCGCAAGCACCAACATCGCAAACCCAATCCAATTAATAAAACTCATACCCATGGATTGTCTCCTTTCTAGTGATGGTCTTTGCCCCGCGTTCGATGAACGCGTCAATGAATTGACCCTTTAAATTGAGTCGGAACGCTGCCGCACGATCGAGATGACCTTCTAGACCTTGAAAAGTCATAGGGGTAAACGACATCATGCTTCTTGGCAACGTGTCCCTCCCCACAGAGAGAGCCACACTCCGACACCGAGATACAGGATAGCCGGAACAATCAGGCCGAAGTTCGAGCCGTACCACACGTTCATGTATACGATCTCGTTGAGGAAGAGAGCAAAGAGCAACATCACAAATCCGATAATGTTGAACCAACGAATACTCACGAATGACCTCCTCCTGCTGATGGTGGTGGCGATAGGGTGTGAGCAACGATCATGAAACAAAACCGTTTTAGGTTACAACTAGGGTTCAATTGTACGTCACCTCCGGCGCGAAAAGCTATGGTGAAAATGACAGCACTCTTCATACGGTATCTTCTAATCTGTGAGCGTTGTCCGCCATGTCGTGGAATCTATTGCGGCATAAAGGTCGAATAGTGATGAGGATTATCGCTCACTTAGATATGGACGCGTTTTTCGCCGCGATTGAGGAGCGAGATACGCCGGCTTTTCGAGGGATACCGCTCGTCGTGGGCGCGGATCCGCAGGGTGGGAACGGGCGTGGGGTCGCCGCTACGTCGAACTATCTGGCGCGCGCGTATGGGATTCACTCCGCGACGCCGATCTCCACTGCGTGGCGCTTGTCTGAAGCCGCTCGCCGGGCAGGGAAGCCACCGGTGACGTTTGTCTCGGTCGATATGGACAAGTATGCCCGGGTTTCCGAGGAAGTGATGCGGATCGTACGGCGTTTCCTGCCGAAGGTAGAACAGGCCAGTATCGATGAATCGTATGGGGATGTGAGCGTTATGGGATCCTATGAGGCGGCGGAAGCAGTCTGTCGGGAGTTGCAGGACGCGATCCACACGGAAGAGCGGCTGACGGCCTCCGTCGGTATCGGACCCAATAAGCTGATCGCGAAGATCGCGTCAGGATGGCGGAAACCTCACGGACTTACGGTCGTACGAGCGGAGGAGGCTGAGGCGTTTCTGGCGCCACTCTCGATCCGGGTCATTCCTGGTATCGGACCAAAAACAGAAGGCCTGCTGAACGCAAAACATATCAAAACCGCCACGGATCTGAGAGCGTTGACCATCCATCAACTCGAAGCCCTGTTGGGGAAACGAGGGCTGGATCTGTACGAAAAGAGTCGAGGACGGGACGATTCACCGGTTGAGGAATATTCGGCGCCCCGATCCATCGGAGAGCAGGAAACCTTTGAGTTCGATACGCTCGACAGTCAGAGACTATTCACTCTGCTCGATGCGCTTGTTCAGGGGGTGGTCGATCGTCTGCATCACGAAGGGTTTCACGCGTTTCGGACCGTCGTGCTCACTGTCAGGTTTGCTGATTTTAAAACCACATCTCGGGCGCGCACTTTGGCTGTGCCGACCGGCAATGTGGCACTGTTGCAGCGGGAAGGTCTGAAGCTGCTGCTACCGTTTCTCGATCGGCGCGAAAACCCCCACCGAAAACTCATCCGCTTGCTCGGCCTTCGAGTGGAGAAGCTGAGCTGATGGGATGAATTTTGTAGGGTTGCTTGCTCGGCCTCTTGTGTTGCCTCACCAAAGCATGGTGACAATTCAGGCGTGACTGAATGACCTGACCGACTCATTCCATCTGACTACATCACGGGATCAACCTCCTGAGGCCTACCTTCTGGTGAAGGACAGGCCTTCTTGTTATGTATGTTTTTTC from Candidatus Nitrospira nitrificans includes these protein-coding regions:
- a CDS encoding IS256 family transposase, translating into MRRETRQRKQVLAGLRAMTGEDRMLGTLVRVIHSGKQALDAVMLEMGRMVGESIMLMEREEIAGPDYHPTDPALQKWAHEDGSIFLGDQKVKVTRPRLRHVTQGELTLQSYARMRAPGAFSEELLAKILRGVSAQRYADTVIEAAGAFGVSASSVSRKLVELTATKLKAFQQRSLADVTPFALFLDTIHRGGEAFLVALGVDQGGEKKALGFWQGSSENHEICEALFVDLERRGLVLSRRILFVTDGGSGLIKALRARFGKKLVHQRCAIHKSRNLQRHLAKPYRAEAHRRLMTALEQTSYADARRMLQELEAWLRTKNESAATSLREAFEELLTLHRLKVPPLLRKTLISTNPIESMFSLVRHSERNLKRIRGSVMLQRWLGTVLLCCEQRFRKVKGYAEITQIRATIETEQTEAASVPSKKAA
- a CDS encoding MBL fold metallo-hydrolase is translated as MADRNKRLDSNVPGNFYVDATCINCDTCRQLAPLSFEEIGDYSAVHRQPDSDPQIHQAYQALLACPVGSIGAEHRDTSRLRSAMESFPMQIENGVSYCGFNSETSFGANSFFIEHPDGNWLIDSPRYIKHLVECFERRGGIAHIFLTHKDDVADADKYAGHFGAERIIHRADADAAPSTERIIDGEETVSIGPDFHIIPVPGHTAGSMALLYRERFLFTGDHLWWNPRAKSLDAPTRLIWRKWTLVESIRKLLDYSFEWVLAGHGDRVHLSSTDMRRHLLALVERREKGRSLR
- a CDS encoding MFS transporter — its product is MFTPVVQWIDRNILSLGREMRLSYLPPLMVYVAYGISGLTGIVGTFFVKDYLGLSAAFLAALGFWAGIPWALKMPIGHTVDLLWRWKSWLVGLGAGLLAISLGIMALLIGEREAMTAVLPAEIWYVLSALLAPIGYVVQDAVADAMTVEAVPRVDDQGRLFDDQTRKLMHTTMQTLGRVAIVGGGILVALINVYVFTGTEGLPQADLIRLYQRIYLMAMAIPFVSVAGVGLAWWLKYRQTQRFVQQGFSLEQARRMVNVRDAESELTKPNWWILIGSMGFVLFTLTVGLGGFPYREEIVFAGSMTIVLFLMSRLMRELEPDKRLTLVGTAAVVFSLRAIPGTGPGATWWMIDHLKFDQQFLSVLSLIGGIVALVGMFVFRRFMAERSIMYVVGFLTIVGTILALPIVGLYYGLHEWTARLSGGIVDARFIALVDTALESPLVQISMIPMLAWIANSAPANLKATFFAVMASFTNLALSFSQLGTKYLNEIFVVTREVRDHATGGIQTAADYSQLGDLFMVQLALGLAFPFSAILFAKLTKFKSA
- a CDS encoding STAS-like domain-containing protein; this translates as MFVSQPRFIRGTLVQFSLRRNARRTLEEVFGEFAPQEYDFQFQKTKVLIKLLQPDYVSRSEARRLLANLEKFREIVFDFRDVRSVGQGFADEVFRVFADRNPSILLRPENVNPAVMAMIRHVSRATPSHEPAGIITSCE
- a CDS encoding sensor histidine kinase translates to MLASRADQPIALTRSLEIRGCDEDQAWSEVEIRFQLKRALRPNVLAIMRYAFTEMLNNAIEHSQSDRCVIQIVVGPTLTSFEIRDDGIGLFHSIASKLHLPDEETALIELLKGKTTTMPQAHTGEGFFLRHESVIRSR
- a CDS encoding DUF488 domain-containing protein, whose protein sequence is MPDVLWTIGHSTRPIHEFLSLLKAHGVQQLIDVRTIPRSRHNPHYNKEAFLRNLRSEGFLYQHMPQLGGLRKAKKDSINMGWRNASFRGYADYMQTEEFRRALDELMAESRLQRTAIMCAEAVPWRCHRSLIADALVTKNREVRHIMSETKANAHVMTSFAVLEQGRLTYPTPTDQQNTSGLF
- a CDS encoding TfoX/Sxy family protein produces the protein MSAKRDGFKDFILDQLADLRGVTCRAMFGGYGLYHRANFFGIIHNGRLYFKINAATVPDYTEHGMKPFRPNAKQTLKSFYEVPVDIMEDAEALTNWATQAVER
- a CDS encoding class I SAM-dependent methyltransferase; the protein is MASPAPEQIIENQRQDWNRVAGGWEKWDRFFDEQMAFLNHRLVADARLRAGLCVLDLGSGTGYPALLAASTVGANGSVVGIDLAEHMLEAAARKAASLGISNVTFRAGDVTTLPFETASFDAVTSRFCLMFLPEIPKAVAEIAHILKSDGWVAVAVWSAPEKNPYLKIPMDIIKQFIELPTPDPETPGIFRLAKPGDLGHMLQHAGFVDISEQEFLGDVRFAAAEQYFSSLMDIAAPIQNLWAKLSRKQQTEAEQRIIETAERYRKGSVIALPIAVRMVAGRKSG
- a CDS encoding DUF1059 domain-containing protein, with protein sequence MADKQYKQLGCLDVQPSGGCGFQVRAETETELMQLVATHAKQCHKLDTIPPEMVSKVQAAIKTVTVTV
- the dinB gene encoding DNA polymerase IV; the encoded protein is MRIIAHLDMDAFFAAIEERDTPAFRGIPLVVGADPQGGNGRGVAATSNYLARAYGIHSATPISTAWRLSEAARRAGKPPVTFVSVDMDKYARVSEEVMRIVRRFLPKVEQASIDESYGDVSVMGSYEAAEAVCRELQDAIHTEERLTASVGIGPNKLIAKIASGWRKPHGLTVVRAEEAEAFLAPLSIRVIPGIGPKTEGLLNAKHIKTATDLRALTIHQLEALLGKRGLDLYEKSRGRDDSPVEEYSAPRSIGEQETFEFDTLDSQRLFTLLDALVQGVVDRLHHEGFHAFRTVVLTVRFADFKTTSRARTLAVPTGNVALLQREGLKLLLPFLDRRENPHRKLIRLLGLRVEKLS